From the genome of Nicotiana tabacum cultivar K326 chromosome 17, ASM71507v2, whole genome shotgun sequence:
ttttaatttatttttcacatgaaaactttccggaaaattttacggactgcgcatgcaagtcgaggaatgataaatggtgctttttgaggttttagaacacagaattacatattaaatttaaagatgacattttgggtcatcacatttgcacacaagtcataaacgacataaaggacctattcaaatttctagaatcggattccgaccccgatgtcaaaaagtcaactcctcggtcaaactttcaaacttaaatttctgttttagccatttcaagcttaacttaaacttccaaataaattttcggacatgctcctaagtccaaaatcaccatacggagctattggaatcatcaaaactctattccggggttgtttacacataagtcaacatctggtcaatcttttcaacttaagttttcatcttgGGGACTAAAtgcctcaattcatttcaaaGCCTCACCGGACCCTAACCCAGGGTAATGGGTTAGGGTAATGGGTTTTTCTAAATTACATACAACCCTCACCGGACCCTAACCcatacaacaactgtaaagcagaAATTGAGCAGTGAACATGGGAatggggctgtaatactcaaaacgaccggccgggtcgttacatgtcTGAATAATATTTGATTGTGGACAGTAAATTGAAGGCTCTCGAAGATCTTATTTGTCATTATTGTCGCCAAAACATATGTTATGATAACtcgaagtttactaatacaaatgacaATCATACTaagactacaaatgattgaaagattgaaaatcttcatgtttccacaatcatagggggtaaatatgtatgtgagaagttacccgccttattttTTAATTTGTACTACATCACGTAGAAGTCACagtaaacccaaaaaaaaaaatttacttagGCAAAATTAGCTACACTAAATCAGAAATTTACTGATACAATAGtagccacagtaaatcagaagtttactgatataaaagtttatgccatagtaaaccagaagtttattAAAAGATAACACATGCCATAATAAACTGGAAGTTTTTATTTGCCATCTGGTTTAAATATGATGAGCTAATTGAGAATTCTGATAAgcatatattgaagaactagaagattattcaaaaattctcttgtgttgcttgttctcataataaattgattatactagctaaagttgggactaaaatccctgaattctggaatatataaaaggtgaatatgagcccattcacctatcatgtgaaccacttatagatgcatatatgagataGTTATATGTGTGtctattgtcaacctgcagtttggcatttgaaattacctttctcaattaagagcataattttcagattatgaaatcaagatagttcatcttgatgatgctggtttatatccaagctagtttagtattgaatacctcctattaatagCTAAACtgttgcttatgagaacaaagccttATGTGTTGGTttaagattttctaaattacatacaacagcacttgtatgcatcagaccaacaaaatatgataagtcctctcctcacaattggtttaggatcagaaaccaaatatttttactatctaataacttttgatgcgttgtatatgattaatttctctaccacaatgcacaaagataggtTTTCCAAAGTAGATTGAGGATatgagttagtttttctaacatttgggggatagAATAAACAACTGAAAAATATGCTACATGAATCGAATTATCtttaatatgatcctcacttagaacacaattcaagtcaaatgctagaagcatttgttgatccaaaattaaatatcatatttcagctgcaaatgctcctattaaaattaaagtctcTGAAGGATAAAGTTTACTGCACGCATGAAGTGTAGTAAACCGATCGGTTCCAAaagtaacaatccttgaaaaggaTACgagaaaatgatcataatgaggaggaaatgagctATAGAATAGCCCaatgacataacatttcatgaaacccCAGAAGAAGTTcgggtacctgaaaataaagaaagtgatgagatctcaacaagctATGTCGCTTAGGAACCGATACTGTAATGACTCGGTCGGTccttttgagtattacagccccgtccccccatttactgctcaatttgtactttacagttgttatgagACTTGGCGGGGTAATTGGTTCAGGTCCGgcgaggttttgaaatgaattgagacacttagtctccaaaataaaaacttaagttgaaaaggttgaccggatgttggcttatgtgtaaacgaccccggaatagaattttgatggttccaatagctccgtatgatgatgacgactttggacttaggagcgcgtccgaaaaattatttggaagtccgtagttaaattaggcttgaaatggctaaaatagaaatttaagtttggaagtttgaccggggagttgactttttgatatcggggtcggaattcgattctgaaaattaaatacctctgttatgtcatttatgacttgtgcacaaaatttgaggtcaatcggacttgatttgataggtttcagcgtcgaatgtagaagttgaaatttcttagtttcattaggcttgaattggggtgtgattcgtgtttttagcgttatttgatgtgatttgagacttcgactaagttcgtatgatgttttgggacttgttggtatattttgttgaggtcccgggggcctcaggtgtgtttcggggtggtttcggaccaaatttGATTGGGTGGTTGCTGCTGGTTGGCTGGTACTGATGTTTTTCTTCGCGAACGGGAAGGGGAAATTTGGACTGGCCCATTTTGTGCTTCACTTTCGTGACCGAgggcacgcgttcgcgaaggttcggGGGCAAAGCTACGCTTTTGCGATTGAGGCCTCGCGTCCGCGATTGAGAGGACGCATTCGCGATTGAGCAGCTCAGtgaagcatcacgttcgcgagacaaggctcgcgtttgcgaagaagaaaaattgGGCAACacaaaattgtgcttcgcgaatgcgagggacatgtcgcgttcgcgaagaagaaaggtcGGGACAAAATGGTTctaaattttccatttttgacgaattggagctcggaaagaggcaattttcgggagattttcaaggaaaacaatggggcaagtgttcttaactcaatattggtcaaattacccgaatccatggttgtttttaacatttaattggtgatttgagttggaaaattgtgaaaaccctcttggtttaatttgaagatttgagggtctagttgatgtcggaatttgataaaatttgtatggttagactcgttgttggatgggcgttcatattttataacttttgtcgggttccaagacgtgggctccacgggcaatttttgagtgcaattttggattttgttggaaaatttatatttttatatgaaattaattcctataatttgtattgactgaatcgaattaattgtgactagattcgaggcgttcacgGGCCGATTCACGAGGCTAGGACATAACAGAATAAAGAATTttacagtttgaggtaagtaacagttctaaatctggttctgagggtatgaatccccggaTTTTATGTTATGTGATCAGTTTTGAGGTcagttttgaggtgacgcacatgctaggtgacaggtgtgtgagcgtgcaccgtagaaattatgagttgtccgtgtagcacgtgagttgtccgtgcagcacgtgagttgtccgtgcgggttataacgcttgggctgaatgagcccctccggagtctgtacacccctagtgagcgcaggtacctattgagtgcgagtgctaagtgctagtgctgagtgactgtgatCCTGaaaggatgcatttgatttcattattgttgcacttcagctatcatatatcactattttggaaatttttgagagatattatcttatgtttcagttgaacttgacatgaaattaaTGTTTTGGCCTTaaatattgaacttgaaagcatgcctaccttattatgttggaaattactgtaattggacttagctgtgaaactcgtcactactttctgttctttatttagtattgttatttgctgagttggttgtactcatactacaccctgcacctcgtgtgcagattcaggtacctcCGGACACAGCGGTTGCTAGTTTTGCAGagctttatctgttggagactatcgaggtagctgcttgacgtacgcagaccttgactctctctcCTTCCAGTTTttgtactattctatattttcagacagtgtttttatcagtcagactttgttatcatttagatgctcatgtactcagtgacatcgggttttggaagtgtttgtatcggtatttgcgagatttttgtattgtatttaaatattatattttcaaacttaaagaaaatcgtgatttattgaggttgtcggcttgcctagtattaagataggaGCTATCACGACATgtgtgatttttgggtcgtgacaaatacaaaatgatcgtcgacgatatatttaatcCAATATAGTGAACGATAttataaaagattgtgaggattgGAActgtagtccagacacctgaagatgtcatgccatttaaatgCAAGTCATAAACTATATGTCTCATTTGATTAAATCTCTATAAAGATACCTAAaagatttaaaatgcctgaagcatagtTCAAAGTCTctagaaatgtactcgatcaggTTCAAAGGTCTTTGTACGGTTTTAAaaaatctgggcgcatgtggtataatcgccttagtgaatatttgctgaaagaaggttacgtAAGTGATATTATTtatctatgtatttttataatgaaaatatcatcagaatttgttatacttgctgtttatgtcgatgacataaatcttgttggaactctagaagagcttcaaaaggcaattgaatatcttaagaaagaatttgagatgaaagatcttagaaaaataaaattttgtcttggtctgcagattgaatatttagcagacgagatctttatccatcaatctgcctatacagaaagggtctttaAATGCTTTTACATGAACAAAgcacacccattaagtacaccaaacttgaagtgaataaggatctgtTCCGACCTCCAAAAGAGGATGAGGAATtccttggtcctgaaacaccttatctcagtgcaattggcgcacttatgtatcttgctaatgctacaggGCCTGACATaacattttttgtttatttactaaCAAGGTATATCTCTTCTCCTATACTGAGATATTGGAACTGGATTAAGCATTATTGTGATATTTAAAGTCATAGAAGCGGAAGCGGGCAGTGCAACTGCGTGTGCGCAGAAATGAGgttagggccgcaggtgcgggattttgCGCAGATACGCTAGGGTGTGTAGCACATGCGGTTGCGAAGGAGCGGAAgaatttccacaggtgcgatAGTCTGCTAACAGTGGTCTTCCGCAAAAGCGAGGGAGTTTCCACAGAAGCGGCATATGTTTTGCAGATGTGAAAAAATTGTCTAGGCAGAAGGTTATTTTAAAAAAACGGGATTTGGCcccttttctctcatttttatttggttggggagattttggagagtttcaaggggagattttcatcaagcaacacaaggtaagtgattctcacctaTTACAAgctaaatacatggtttgtataaggatttaaacatggaaactagtagaaattgtgggggtttggtagaaaatctagaatttgatattcttggaatttgaccacgaaattggacatgaagtttgaaataagttatatattttagttcgtggtgttatgaataatatttatctttaaaaaaaattcgaaatccgggtacgtgggcccgagggttgattttatagactttcgagcggagttgggaattttttttaaatgattaattatggatattagaatatattttgactgatttgcacattgtttgaatagttttggatcgacgggctttgggttgaggtgttagagaggccttggagtcggttatggaacttcagagcaaggtaagtctcctgtctaaccttgcgagggggaaactaccctctaggtgatatttattgttatgtgcaactagttgtggtactacgtacgcacgaggtgacgagagtccgtacgtagctatatcatatttatgtccgggtagacttaggatcatatcttgtaatatttgaattatttggacTTATGTTGCTGACATCGATTAATCGAAGTTATAAATAAAATTGAATTAGAAATAATTATATGTATACTAGGCAAAACCTTAACACTTTGAattgtgggcgagttatttgagaaacggtaaagattatatccATTTTGTACTCACGTACGGTGttgtaaacacgtgtctcgtaattcggtagCTTCCTTCCTTTTCGTTGTAAACACGTGCCGctcgtccctcggcagtgtacatattattgtggatcgggccgaacaacCTCGGTCGTATCGTGCGTTATAACGCTAGTAGCCCGAATATTTACGAGCTAAGCTTTCTAGTGATACCCGACattttatggtatttcttatttaATTGGCATTGACACTTGGCATGTTATGAGATACTAAGGAAGAATACAAGTTTGAGGAAATTTATACTTTAAAGGtaataattggaaaaaattaTGAAAGTACAGACTTACTCCACTATTGCTGTGCACTTTACATCTGTTATGATTTATCATGTTATTTATTTGGActtctagtaagtgtcgatatcagcccctcgtcactacttctctggggttaggctagatacttactgggtacacattgatttatgtactcatgctgtACTTCAGGATCATGACAGGTTCATTGATGACcaccttggcgcgtaggcgcacttATTGGGGAGAATTTATGTGAGCTGCATCACAAGCTATGCATCGCAGTCCAacgagtctccattgtactatttattttattctgtcttattacattcggtacagatgttgtattattattgcactctttaaaaaatgctcatgcacttgtgacatcgggttttggggatTCCTTCGGGTTATTCATTATTAAGGTTCGTATAAAAAAATTTATTCactctgtaaattttattttatactttacaattaaggaaaaattatgatttcaagatACTGAAAcgagtaattaaattgataaatcaaTGCTGGCTTGcttgacggcggcgttaggcgccataacgacctatagtggattttggatcgcgACATTTAATGCAACTTTTTTGTCGGTCTTGGAGATGACATTTTCCTCCTCTGCTTCGATGTCAGTGGCATCCATTGATGCTTTGTGCGACAGGGAGTAGCACTGACTGTCGCTTATTTCGTCAAAACTTCAAAACTTAGAGAAGTTCTAATATATATAGGTTGTGAACAAAATTTCGTAGATCTAGAGAAAACCTCATTGATTAGCTAATAGCGGACCAAAACTCGTCGATTAGTTCGGTAGAAGTAATTCAGAACTGGGCCAGAGGTTTGGAGAGTATTGTAGATGACATAAACGTTAGATTGCCTGTTGTTCAAACTTGCAtttaataaatacaaaaaatggACATAGAGCTAAAATGGATAATAAGTTGAGAGTTAAGTTAAAAtgcctaattttttttttttcaaattgcatAAATTTCTCCCGAAAGTAATCCAGCCATCCCCCATAATCTGGTCCCATCTAATGGGaaatttttgttggaaaattacataacataaaaataatagcagacaaaatatataatatacatatttttgtatatttaacTAGATACAATTTTTGATCCTATTGAAAGTTGGTTGAGCTCAAAATGTGCAGTGGCCTATTTGGATTATTGGTGTTAGTTAACTTCGTAGGAGAGTTTTACTTGATTTTTTCAACTTGATAATACTAGAATAATATTCAATATATGGAAGAAAAACAAATCATTCGATACTATGTTAATTACAACAAAGAACTAATAGTCAGTTGAAAAAGGACGGAGGCCTTTGACTTAAACATGATactatttattttaataattgaaataaatataaaagaCTGGTTTAGATTAATCGAAATCTATATGTAATACACATTTTAACATTCTTTTGTGTCATAAATTAGGTGCAACAAAAGAAATCATCTTAATGGATTAAAATAAATAGAGATAATCATATTTTATTTCGCTCTCTGTCACTTAATCGAAAGAAGAAGTTCCGATGCAAGTTCCTTTCTCATTTGTTGGTATTAAAGAGACTTTAATATCTGAAATTTTTGCATAATTGCATTTGGATGAAATAGATTCAATTAAAATATGTCTCCCAATTAATTTGGTGAAGATTTGCTCATGCAACAGTGTTTATCCAAATGctaaacaaaaattataggatTACGTTCTTTAGGAACATTCTTGGTTGTTACTAACTATTTTCTATGTCGCATTTATATGTCATACTACTTTCATTATCATAGTGTATTATTTGAACATAATCTaactttacattctagtttattTTTAGTAAGATAATTTATAgtcaaataaatatttataagtttagataataaaattataaaagttTTTATTTGTAAATTGGGAACGGATATTTTATTACTTACTATTACTATACTAGTGGCATATTGTTGGTTCATTCGTTTAATTGATTGGACGCGATCAAGATAAATAGGCAAAACCAAGATGACGGTATAAGCACGTCGGCCGGCAAGCGCAGAATAAAATCTCATGATTTCAGCGGCGTACGTTAGATACACCCCTCCCAcgaatttcaaaattttctccAATCGGCTAAATCGCAAATTCTGCTTTTCTATCCAACCCGACCCCACCAAAAAAGAACAAGAAATTCAAAAGTAAACCCCAAATTTTAGAATCAAACTCTCCCATGTGATCCAACCACCAGGCCCTTCTCCTAATTTGACAAATCTAAAAGGACTTCCCGTTTGAAAATTCACATAATTATACATTTCAAACCAAATAACCAAATCGAAAGTTGAAGCAATTTGAAGAGTGAAAAGTGGAATGACGATGGACCGAGAGAAGGAGAGAGAAGTAGAGTTGGAGAGTGCAATGTACACCAACTGTTTGTTACTAGGTTTGGATCCATCCATCATCGGAATCGGAGCCGGTAACGGCACACCTCGGGTTGGATTTTTTCGTCATTCGAACCCTAAATTGGGCGAACAGCTTCTCTACTTCTTATTATCGTCACTCAGAGGCCCTACTCAATCTGCTAAGGTAATAATCGCTGCTTTTTAGCCTCTCGAAATGTACTTCTTAGCTCACACCTGATTCAGGATTACAGTTTCTAGTTTCgtacttttttttttggatgttAATTGTTAGATCTCTTCAGGATTTCGATAAGGTTTGGCCAATTTTTGACTCCGCACAATCTCGTGATTTTCGTAAGGTAATTATGCTTTATCAGTCTGAATAAAGTGAAATGGATACAAAAAATTGTATAAATTCGTCGAGATTAAGACTTTTGTTAGTGAaagtttattaattttatttttcggAAGTTTAGGTTGTACAAGGGATTATAAGTGAGCTGGAATCACAAGGGGCACTACCTAGAAGTAATTCAAGGGTTTCGTCGCTTGCCACATGCTGTGGACCGAGGTTGGCTCATTTTGATAGCAGTTCGATTGATATACCATTTGGATTCTGGTTCATTTTTACTTATTTTGATCCATCATTTGAATTTTTCTGTATCATGATGTTAGTGCAAGTAGAGTTAAACTAGGGAAAGTAATTTGACCATAGGTGTTATTGGAAATGTTGCAAATAATTGTCCTACTGATACAATCTTAGATTCTCGAGAGGAGTAGATTAATTTTTTGAAGTTTGGATTGTGGAAGGGTCATAAGTAAGCAGGGTTCAGCAATCAGACCTGTGAAGCACTGAAATGCCTTCATTCCAGCCCATGGGCTCTCTGAATAATTCTATATTTCTATTAATGAGAATTATTTCCATCTGAATAATTCTATTAATGAATGAATGTCGATCCCAAAAAAAATGAATGTTAATGAATTTTCTGGTGCCTTTATCTAATTATTGACTCCACAATACTTTGGATGGGGAAATTACTCATCTTGTAAGTGGCAGATCTATTTTTTCCGTTATCATACTCGTCGTTATAAGTTTGATCCTTACCCTTTGTGATGAAGTTTGCATGCTGATGCATACAGAGTAAACACTGTAGGCATCCCATGTACTTAGTGTCCGTTATATATTTCACATGTTTACTGCAGGTTTGTTGAACTTCTATGGCAACTTTCACTGCATGCTTTGCGGGAGGTTCATAGGCGAACATTTGCTGCGGATGTTGCTTCTAATCCATTACCTGCCTCATTAACAGATGTAGCTTTCTCGCATGCTGCCACGCTACTCCCTGTGACCAAGGTCATTCTTCTGATTCCTTCTATCCGCTAGGACTTTGAAACGTACCTATTTCGATATCAGTTTGAAATCTAACAGCATAATCACCTGAAGCCATGGCTTTAGTTTCTGCATATTTTAGATGCAAGCTGCATATTGATTTGACTCGGTTTTTTTTCCTATTGTGGAAGCTATTTACTTGTATCTCATTGACAAAATTGCTTACCAGTAATTTCTGTTTAGGCATTGATTGATATTATGATTGTTTGCTTTGCTAGTCTTGAACCTTAAATTCTTCATATGTAGTGTAGACACGATCATGATTGATATGAGAAATTATTGCAAGTGGATGGGATCTAATATCTGCCGCTATCTGAATAGGCTAGGGTTGCTCTTGAAAGAAGAAGGTTTTTGAGTAATGCAGAAACAGCAGTTCGTAGACAGGGCATGTGGTCTAATTTGGCTCATGAATTGACAGCTGAGTTTCGAGGGCTTTGTGCTGAAGAGGTGAAAGAAAATCTTGTTATCTTCCTTTGAGGACCTGGACTTCAATTATATCGCTTTATTCACTGGGTTAAATAATTATTTCTGGTATCATCTTTGATCTCCTTGGTCTCAGGCTTACTTGCAGCAAGAACTGGAAAAGCTGCAGGAGTTGAGAAATAAAGTAAAGCTGGAAGGTGAACTGTGGGATGAACTTGTATCAAGCTCAAGTCAGAACTCACATATGGTTCAAAGAGCTACCCGTTTGTGGGACTCTTTGCTGTCTCGCAAGAGTGCGTTCAGATATTATCTCACTTGTTAATCTTATCCTAATAAGTCTATGCAATTAGCATACTTTTGCAGAGTGCTAAACTCTCTGATCTTGCATATATTATAATAGAGTTCTGTGCATTGGGCGCTTACTTGTATATGTACATATTTATACAGATCAACATGAGATTCTTGCCTCTGGCCCAATAGAGGATCTTATCGCTCATCGTGAGCATAGGTAAGATCACTTTCcatattttcttggattttataaCCTAGCCTTGCCTTCAAattgttttgtaatttttatcattCAGGTATCGCATATCTGGTTCGGCTTTGCTTGCAGCTATGGATCAAAGCTCTGTAGCTCCACCTCACGATTTAGCTTCTTCACATCAAGATAATAAAGACCAAGCTGAAAGATCACAAGCAGATATGAATAGAGAAAAGCATGTAAAGAGTTCAGATTCTTCTCATAATCAAGGAGATGATGACAGATTTTCTCGAGTTGATGAGAGAATTGCAAGGGGCCATCCTACTGTTGATATAGCAGAAGTTTTGAGGCGTTGGACACATGCCCTACAACGTGTACATAAGCAGTCCCTTCAATTGGTATGCTGATTCCTTTCACTCAAGATTCTATACGTCCTGACGGACTCTTTTCTCTTCTCAATATCAAGCTTAAAATATTGCCAGGCATTTATATAAATGTTTGGACGGTTTCTTGTTATGTGGATTCAAGTGGTCCAGAAGGAGAGAAAACTACTCTTTAGGGTGGGTCTAAATATGGGGCCAGAGCTTTCACTACTACAAAGCAATGCATATCTGCTCATATTTTTGAATTTACAAGTATTGAACAGAGAATCTTTGTTGAACAACGTCTTAAATAAAGGGAAAGAAAGTGTTTACAAGTGACCCGTTTTTACACTTTGACAATCAATTTAACAGTTTGGATCTCTCTCCTTCGATTTTTATTTCATACTTTCATTCTGGTACCATGACTCTATGCAGGcaaaaacaaatgatggagagGGTCCAGAGCTTTTGAGGAGTTCACATGATGGTGGTGCAGGTGGTCATGCGGAGTCCTTAGCTGCAACCCTTGCTGAACATCGGCAGCACCTAGCAAGTATACAGGTATAACGTTCAGTCTAATTTGCTTGCACTTATGAACTATTTTTCATGGAGTCAGCTTAAAGTATTGCATCTCCATACAAATAATTAAGAGAAAGCAAGGTGGTTGGTATAGTTGGATTTTGTGATCTATCACATTTTTCTATTTGAAATACTCCTCTAATCACCCTCACCAACAAGGAAAAAAATGAAAGTGATATAAGTGAGTCATTTTgatcccccccccctccccccccccaaccccccaaaaaaaaataaaaaaaaatccagtCAAGCTTGAAATATATAACTGCTAATATAGCTTTGTTAACTAAATACTCTCAATTTCAGTCCTATCTTCCCCATTTTTTATTGAATATATTCTTCTCCTTTTGAGGTGGGAAAACAGCTCCATTGACTAGTTCTTGCCCCAAAGTATCAATGTTTTCATAAAGAAAATTAAATTCCATATTCATATTCATATAGGtagaaaataacaaataaaacGGGGTACATTGTTGTTCCACTGGGGTCATTTTGTGGAACGGATGTGCCCCTACCTTTTTAATATGGTTATTCTGCAAGTTATGTTTATTTTGTCATTGTTTACTATCCATAGACACAGGTGTATGCCCCTGTCTTTATTGGGTACATAGTGGAACATATCTATCAAATCCGGGAAGTTGTCTTTATCTATTTTGCACCTGCATGAGGTGCTGAAAATATGCAAAAAGAATATTGAAGTAGTTTTTTTGCAATAATTTTTTTCAAGCAAACCTTGCAACtcttgaacttcaacttaaaaataatatttcaaactGAAGTTGTGCTCTCGACCTATATTGCAAGTGAATTTTTTCAAACATTCAGCATCCACAAAATTCAACTTCTGGAGGCTTTGTTTCCTAAAATGTACGACTTTCCAGAAACAACTTCAATTTCTAcaaatgttttccaatttcaactTCAAACAATCTATTTTCAACTTCAGCTTCAAATGCTGTCCTAACAGCTCCTGATATGACATTTGGTAAGTTGATTACCTGAAGAATGGAAGTAGTTTCCTGGCATTCTCAGCAGATCATTAAGTTAAATGAAATTATTACGATTATACTGttgaaaatacaacaacaacaataacaataaaccTAGTGTAATATCAcaaa
Proteins encoded in this window:
- the LOC107819083 gene encoding AUGMIN subunit 6, coding for MTMDREKEREVELESAMYTNCLLLGLDPSIIGIGAGNGTPRVGFFRHSNPKLGEQLLYFLLSSLRGPTQSAKDFDKVWPIFDSAQSRDFRKVVQGIISELESQGALPRSNSRVSSLATCCGPRFVELLWQLSLHALREVHRRTFAADVASNPLPASLTDVAFSHAATLLPVTKARVALERRRFLSNAETAVRRQGMWSNLAHELTAEFRGLCAEEAYLQQELEKLQELRNKVKLEGELWDELVSSSSQNSHMVQRATRLWDSLLSRKNQHEILASGPIEDLIAHREHRYRISGSALLAAMDQSSVAPPHDLASSHQDNKDQAERSQADMNREKHVKSSDSSHNQGDDDRFSRVDERIARGHPTVDIAEVLRRWTHALQRVHKQSLQLAKTNDGEGPELLRSSHDGGAGGHAESLAATLAEHRQHLASIQVLINQLKEVAPSIQNSILALTEEVNSISSNSSSMAMHQGRSHSPVQAQSSGRASENTTDEVAEMNSKLSSMQFEKISASPPALKLPPLFSVTPNSSGKGGAPKRQISAQTSQTENMPETKSLDQQFLNNSLNYSPQDNDTSFVQNLKRSVREAALCSQSYHQESSLDSRSDDSSEHYFEPVSGFGFAQHGNRANLLRSKKLFVSEPDSSFLGTRAPENHMSIKSEGIHDLLNDLQSVDDYDGFLSTVGSTSSFSDAHRSFYDMEEAQDQVFSPPLLMDASLLADSYEDLLAPLSETETALMDH